The DNA segment TGCAGCAGCTCTCCGCGAAGATCGGGGAGAAGCTGGAGCTGCGCAGGGTGGCCGCCTTCGACGGCCAGGTCTCGACCTACCTGCACCGCCGTGGCGCGGGCCTGCCGCCTGCCGTCGGCGTGCTCGTCGAGTACACCGGAGACAACGCCGAGGCGGCCAAGGCCGCGGCGTTGCAGGTGGCCGCGCTCAAGCCGAAGTACCTGACGAGGGAAGAGGTACCGGCCGAGCTCGTCGAGAACGAGCGGCGTATCGCCGAGCAGACCGCCCGCGAGGAAGGCAAGCCGGAGCAGGCGCTGCCGAAGATCATCGAGGGCAAGGTCAACGCGTTCTACAAGGACGTCGTGCTGCTCGACCAGCCGTCTGTCACGGACAACAAGAAGAGCGTCAAGGCCCTGCTCGACGAGGGAGGGGTCACCGTGACCCGCTTCGCCCGCTTCGAGGTCGGCCAGCCGTAATCGCATGACCCGGCGACTGTGCCCCGTCTCCCGCCAGCATCGGAGGCGGGGCACAGTTGTGAGAAAGCGCGACAGTGACAGCACCTGAACGGGCGGAGGCGACATGAACGAGGACGACACCGACAGGCCGACCGAGAGCTACCGGAGGGTGCTGCTCAAACTTGGCGGTGAGATGTTCGGCGGCGGGTCCGTCGGTGTCGACCCCGATGTCGTGCACTCGGTGGCCGTGCAGATCGCCGACGTCGTTCGGACCGGCACGCAGATGGCGGTGGTCATCGGCGGCGGAAACTACTTCCGCGGTGCCGAGTTGTCCCAGCGCGGCATGGACAGGGACAGGGCCGACTACATGGCCATGCTCGGTACCGTGATGAACTCGCTCGCCCTGCAGGACTTCCTTGAGAAGGAAGGAGTGCCGACCAGGGTGCAGACGGCGATCACGATGGGCCAGGTCGCCGAGACCTACATCCCGCGCCGCGCGGAGCGGCATCTCGAAAAGGGCAGGGTCGTCATCTTCGGGGCCGGAACCGGGATGCCGTATTTCTCGACCGACACCGCCGCGGCGCAGCGTGCGCTGGAGATCGGGTGTGAGGCCGTGCTGATGGCCAAGGCCGTCGACGGTGTCTACACGGCCGACCCGAAGAGTGATCCCGATGCCAAACTCTTCGACGAGATCACTCACCGTGAGGTGCTGGAGCGCGATCTCAAGGTCGCCGACGCCACGGCGTTCAGCCTGTGCATGGACAACAACATGCCGATCATCGTTTTCAACCTTCTCACCGAGGGGAACATCGCTCGTGCGGTGAGTGGTGAGAGGATCGGAACACTGGTCAGTACCCCGACACACCTGGAGTAGTCGTGATCGACGAAGCCCTCTTCGATGCCGAGGAGAAGATGGAAAAAGCGGTGTCAGTGGCGAAGGAGGATCTGTCGTCGGTGCGAACCGGCAGGGCTACGCCCTCCATGTTCTCCCGCATCGTCGTCGAGTACTACGGAGCGCCGACCCCGCTGAACCAACTGGCCGCCGTGAACATCCCGGAGGCCAGGATGGCGATCGTCAAGCCTTACGACGCCTCGCTGCTCAGCGCGATCGAGAAGGCGATCAGGGACTCCGACCTCGGGGTCAACCCGAGCAACGACGGCTCGATCATCCGCATCGTCATCCCGCAGCTCACCGAGGAGCGGCGCAAGGAGATGGTGAAGGTCGCCAAGAGCAAGGGCGAGGACGCGCGGGTCTCGATCCGCAGTGTGCGGCGCAAGGTCAAGGAAGAACTCGACCGGATCGGCAAGGACGGCGAAGCGGGTGAAGACGAGGTCGCCCGTGCCGAGAAGGAACTCCAGAATCTGACCGACAAGTACGTTCATCAGGTCGAGGAACTGGTCAAGCACAAGGAAGCCGAGCTTCTCGAAGTCTGATGACGAAGGTGAGCGACGACCAGGAGGAACGCGAGGGCGCGGCCGACCCTGGGCAAGTACGGGAACCGGTTAAGCCCTCGCGGGCGGGCCGGGATCTGCCCGCCGCCATCGCGGTGGGGGTGGTGCTGGGAGCGGCGATCCTAACTTCGCTGTTCACCGTCCGGTACCTGTTCATCGGCATTGTCGCGATCGCGATCGCGATCGGGACCGTCGAGCTGGCCACCGCGTTCCGCAAGGCCGCCGACATCCGGATCGCGCTGGTGCCCGTGCTGGTCGGCGGCCAGGCGATGATCTGGCTGGCCTGGCCGTTCGGCCGCGAAGGCGCGGTGACCGCTTTCGTGCTGACCGTGCTGGTGTGTTTGCTGTGGCGGCTGCCGGGGGGAGCCGAGGGCTACGTTCGCGATGTCGGGGCTTCCGTCTTCGCGGCCGCCTACCTGCCGTTGTTCGCCTCGTTCGCGGCGATGCTCGTCACGGCCGAGGACGGCGTCGGCAGGGTGCTCGCGTTCATGATCGTCGTGGTGGCGTCGGACACCGGTGGTTACGCGGCAGGGGTGCTGTGTGGCAAACATCCGATGGCGCCTTCGATCAGCCCCAAGAAGACGTGGGAGGGTTTCGCGGGCTCGCTCACGACCGGTGTGGTCGCCGGTGCGCTGAGCCTGTCGCTGCTGCTGGAAGGGCAGGCATGGCAGGGCGTGTTGTTCGGTGCGGCGATCGTGCTGACGGCCACCCTTGGCGACCTGATGGAGTCCCTGATCAAGCGAGATCTGGGAATCAAGGACATGGGCACGATCCTGCCCGGCCACGGCGGGCTCATGGACCGGCTCGATTCGCTGTTGCCTTCGGCGGTGGTCTCGTGGCTGCTGCTGAGCGCTTTCGTCGTCTGACCGCTCGCCCGTTCCGCGCGGCCCGGTGGGCTCGGCCGGTTCAGCCGGCTCAGTCGTCGTAGGGGTCGTCGACCTCGGCGCGTCCCGCTCCGGTGTCGACCGGTCGGGAATGGTCGATGATCGAGAAGATCGAGCCACCGGGGTCGGCGAGCACCGCCGTGCGGCCGAACGGGGTGTCGAACGGCGGGGTGACCACCTCGCCGCCGAGCATGATCGCCTGACCCGCGATGCCGTCGGCGCCCCTGCCTGGATCGGCCGAGAAGTACACCATCCAATGTGGAGCGAGTGTTTCGCGGTAACTCGCGTCCATCACGTACCGGTACAGCACCGGTTCGTGCTCAAGCCGCCATTCCGCGTAGTCGATGCCGTCGGTGCCGATCTGCTCGCTGGTGTAGTTGAACAGCCGCGAGTAGAAGTAGTCGGCGCTCTTGCCGTCGTGGGTGTTGAGGTCGGCGCCGCTGAACGCACCGGGCACCGAGCTGGCGAACGACCAGTTCCACGGTGGCTGCCAGAAGACGACGGGTGCGCCGCTGGGGTCGATGGCGTGCACGATGCTTCCCCTGTCGGGGATGTCGAGCGGGCCGAGGGTGACACTGCCACCGAGGTGTTCGGTCCATTCCGCCGCGCTGGCGGTGCTCAGCACCGCCAGGTGCACCGCCCAGCCCGTCGGTTGCGCCCGGCTCGCCTGATAGACCCCGCCCGCCTGCATGCCGTCCAGCACCCCGATCGCGTACCGCCGGGTCGCGGTGGCCGGGTCCCTTTTGACGTGGAAGTCCCAGCCGAACAGCGTGCTGTAGAACTTTCTGGCGACGGTTTCGTCGTGCGCGGCCAGCTCCACCCAGCACGGGCTCCCCGAGGGGAGAACCGGGGCGTGTGCTGGCATACCGGCCGACATAGCAAAAACTCCTTAGCGAGATCGCTTGATTGCGCTGCGTGCGGTATTGGTGATGGTACGTCGAAACCCGCTGCGGATACGCTGAAATGCGTGAAAAGGTTTGTACGCAAGGTGGAAGTCGTCCCCAGCCCCAATATCTGGTACTACCCGGACGCGTACGAACGGGAGAACAAGGCGCAGGACGTCGAAGGGGACATCTGGGCAGTACTTGCCGAAAACGTGCCCATGGCGGGCAAAGACGTCGTCGACGTCGGCTGTGGAGCCGGATTTCACCTCGAAAGGCTCGCCGCGACCGCGAGTTCGGTGACCGGCGTCGAGCCGCATCCGCCGCTGGTGCGGAGAGCGGGTCGCCGGATGGCGGGCAATCCGAAGGTCACCGTGCGGAAGGGGACCGCTCAGCGGCTGCCGCTCGCCGACGCGAGTGTCGACGTGGTGCATGCCCGCACGGCTTACTTTTTCGGCCCCGGTTGTGATCCCGGCCTTCGTGAGGCAGACAGGGTGCTGCGGCGGGGTGGCACGCTCGTGATCGTCGACCTCGACACGCGTCATCGTCCCTACGGCGACTGGATGCTGGCCGACCTACCCCATTACGACCCGGACGAAGTGGACGAATTCTTCGCGGCGGAGGGTTTTCGCTGTCACCGGGTGCGGACCCGGTGGCGGTTCGACGACCCTGCCGCGATGGAATCGGTGCTGCGCATCGAGTTCAGCGCCGGGGTCGCGCGGCGAGCCGTCGCGGAGACGTTGCGGATCAACGCGGGCCGCGACGGCTCGGACTTGTTTCTTCCCGTCGGCTACCGCGTTCTGGTGCGGGACAAGCCGGCCGGACTCATTCATTCCTCTGTGGACGGTTCGCCGAGGATGCCGTAGAGCGAACGGCGCGCCTCGTCGATCACCTCGATGGCCCTTGTCTTCTGGGCATCGGTGCCCACGCCGGCGACCTGTCGCATCGCGCCCATGAGCGCGAAGGCGGAGTCGCGCAGCGCGATCTCGCCGGGGTCGACGTCCCGGGTGAAGTGTTCCCACGGGGGAGTGCCGTCCAGTCGTTCCGCTGCCGCGCGGCCCTCTTCGGTCAGCTCGAACAGGCGCTTTCCGCCGTCCTCGCTGCTGCTGACAAGGCCTTCGTCGGCGAGTAGTTGCAGGGTCGGGTAGACCGACCCCGGGCTGGGCCGCCAGAAACCGCCACTGCGATCGGCGATCTCGCCGATGATCTCGTAGCCGTGTCGTGGCTGCTCGCCGAGCAGCGTGAGGATCGCGGCGCGGACGTCGCCGCGCCGTCCCCTCCTGCCGCCGTGACCGCCGGGGCCATGGCCCGGTCTGCCACCTCGCCTGCCGGGGCCTGGAGGTCCCCAGCCGGGGAAGTCGCCGAAACCGCCTCGTCCCCGTGGGCCGAACGCGCGCCTGCCGAACTCGTGTGCGAAGGGAGGTCTCATGATGTAGATCCTTTCTTTGAGATGTATCCCGACTCGTTCACGATATATCGGAAACAGTCGGATGGCAACCCGAGAGGCCATGGGACAATGGCGAGTGCTATGACTGCCCTCCCTCTTGTTTTCGACGCGCCTCGCCGTGGCCTCCCGCAGCGGCACCTCGCCGACCTCTCTCCCGAGGAACGGTCCGAAGCCGTCGTCGCCCTCGGCGAGCGGGCATTTCGCGCCAAGCAGCTCTCGAATCACTACTTCGCGCGACTGACCGTCGACCCCGAGTCGATGACCGACATCCCGGCCGCGTCGAGGCAACGCCTCGTCGACGAGCTGATGCCGACCTTGCTCACCGAGGTGAGGGCGGTGGCCTGCGACGAGGGCACTACGCGGAAAACGCTGTGGCGCGCGCACGACGGCACGATGCTGGAAAGCGTCCTGATGCGCTATCCGGACAGGGCGACGCTGTGCATCTCCAGCCAGGCCGGTTGCGGGATGGCCTGCCCGTTCTGCGCGACCGGGCAGGGCGGCCTCGACCGCAACCTCTCGACGGCCGAGATCGTCGACCAGGTGCGCTCGGCCGCCGCCGTCATGCGCGACGGCCTGCTGCCCGGCCCAGGCGGCGGCCCGAGCCCCGGACGGCTGTCCAACATCGTTTTCATGGGCATGGGCGAGCCGCTGGCGAACTACAAGCGGGTGGTTGCCGCGGTCAGACGGATCACCGAGCCCGCACCGGCCGGGCTTGGCATCTCTCAGCGTTCGGTGACGGTGTCGACCGTGGGGCTCGCTCCTGCGATCCGCAAGCTCGCCGACGAGAAGATGCAGGTGCGGCTCGCGGTGTCGTTGCACACGCCCGACGACGAACTGCGGGACACCCTGGTGCCGGTGAACAACAGGTGGGCGGTGGACGAGGTGCTGTCGGCCGCCCGGTACTACGCCGACACCTCCGGCAGGCGGGTGTCGATCGAGTACGCGCTGATCCGCGATGTGAACGATCAGCCGTGGCGCGCCGAGCTACTGGCCAAGCGGTTGCGGGAACATCTCGGTCATCTGGTGCACGTGAACGTGATCCCGTTGAACCCGACCCCCGGCAGTAAGTGGGACGCGTCGCCGAAGCCGGTGGAACGCGAGTTCGTGCGCCTGGTCAACGCGGGGGGAGTGGCCTGCACGGTGCGGGACACCCGTGGTCAGGAGATCGCCGCCGCGTGCGGTCAGCTCGCGGCCGAAGGCTGAGCCTCGCGCCGCCACCGGTCAGGCGACGCCGAACAGCAGTGCCGCGGCGACCGCCTCGACCCAGAAGTAGAACCAGATGGGGTAGAACGCGGTCGGCTTGTCGAGCAACCGGGACACGAGCCTTCCAGCGGCCATGCCGCCGAGCGCCGAGGCCACCGTGACGAGGACACCCGGCCGGATGCTCCCGATGTCGGCGGCGGCCAGGCCGAGCACCACGGCGACGGCGATGCCGAAACCGCCGTAGACCGCGCGGATCTCCGACCTGCTCTCCGGAGCGTCGACGACGATGCGGAACGGCTTGCTCAGCGCGGAGGGAGCGGCGAGAGCGAACACGCCCATCCCGAGGAAGAACGTGCCGACGATGATGATCACGACCATCACGATGATGTCCACCCTGTGCTCCTCCACGCTCGCGACGAGGCACCAAGGATGACTCCCGGTCCCGCGGTCGCGCTTCCGGAAACGTGCTGCGCCACGTTGTGGCTCGGTCCGGGCCACGCGATCTACGCCGGTCCCTCGCTGGAGCTGGAGCCGCACTCGGGTTCGGTGACCTGCCTCGCGATCGGCGTCGACGGCCCGTTCACCGTGCGGACAGCCGAATCGGCGGGCCGCGTGGCGCGGAGCGCGCTCATCCCGCCGCGCGTGAGGCACCAACTGGTGGCTTCGGGGCGGCACATGGTTTTCTGCTACCTGGATGCCACGTCGGAGAGGGAGAAGGCATGCCGTCAGTGCATGACGAGCGCCGGCGGGCAGTCGTACCACGACCACGTCGACACCGGCCGTCTCGCCGAGCTGGGGGCCGAGCTGATCGCCTCAGGCTCACGGGAGGTCGCGCTGCGCTGGCTGCGCGTCGCCGCGCCTTCGGCTCCAGCCGGGCTGGACCCCCGGATCGCCCGCGCCGCGCGATTCTTGCGCGAACATCCCGATCCTGCTCCCACCGCCGAGGAGCTGGCGGTGCGATGCGGAGTGTCGGTCTCCCGATTCCTGCACCTGTTCCGCGCGCACACCGGCACCAGCTTCCGCAGGTACCGGCTGTGGGCTCGCATGCTGCGCACGGCGGGGCTGCTGTCGGCCGAGGGCGGTCACGTCAGCCTGACGACCGCGGCCGTCGCTGCCGGTTTTGCCAGCCCCTCGCATTTCAGCGACAGCTTCCACGCGATGTTCGGATCGCGGCCGAGCAGGGTGCTGACCGGTACCCGGATCGCTTTTCTGTCCACGACGGACGGTCCGGGGTGACCCCGTCACCGTCAGGCAGGTCAGGCTCCGGTCTCGCCGTCGATGCTTTCCCTGATGAGATCGGCATGCCCGCAGTGCCTCGCGTATTCGGCGATCATGTGCGAGTAGATCCACCGCAGGGACACCTCGGCACCCGCGAACGGGCTCAGGTGGTCGAGGGCGCGCTCGGCGCAGTTGGTCTTCGACACCGCGACTTCCGCTTCCCAGGTGGCTTTCGCCGCGTCGAACGTCACGTCGCCGAGGTCGAAACCACCGTCCGTTCCGTCGGGATCGGCGGCCGGATCGTAGATCGGCGCCGCCCGTTCTCCCGTGAGCACCCTGCGAAACCAGTTGCGCTCGACCTCGGCCGCGTGCTGGACGAGTCCCAGCAACGTCAATGTGGACGGTGAGACGGCCGCGGTGCGCAGTTGCGGTTCGGTCAGGCCGGCGCACTTGACGGCGAGTGTGGCGCGGTAGAAGTCGAGCCAGCTTTCCAGCGTGGTGCGTTCGTCGGCGTTCAGTGGTGGCATCGCGCGATCAGTTGTGGACACGGCCGCGATTGTGCCACCGGGGTCCGACAGTGTCGCTGTGTCGCGGTGCGGGCCATGGCGAATCACACCGGGTCTACCGTGGATCTTCCGGTGCCAGCGGGGTTTGCCGCAATTGGGCCCTCGTGGTGATTCCCAGTTTCGGAAAGATCTTGTGCAGGTGATAGCCAACCGTGCGGTG comes from the Prauserella marina genome and includes:
- a CDS encoding PadR family transcriptional regulator translates to MRPPFAHEFGRRAFGPRGRGGFGDFPGWGPPGPGRRGGRPGHGPGGHGGRRGRRGDVRAAILTLLGEQPRHGYEIIGEIADRSGGFWRPSPGSVYPTLQLLADEGLVSSSEDGGKRLFELTEEGRAAAERLDGTPPWEHFTRDVDPGEIALRDSAFALMGAMRQVAGVGTDAQKTRAIEVIDEARRSLYGILGEPSTEE
- the pyrH gene encoding UMP kinase, with translation MNEDDTDRPTESYRRVLLKLGGEMFGGGSVGVDPDVVHSVAVQIADVVRTGTQMAVVIGGGNYFRGAELSQRGMDRDRADYMAMLGTVMNSLALQDFLEKEGVPTRVQTAITMGQVAETYIPRRAERHLEKGRVVIFGAGTGMPYFSTDTAAAQRALEIGCEAVLMAKAVDGVYTADPKSDPDAKLFDEITHREVLERDLKVADATAFSLCMDNNMPIIVFNLLTEGNIARAVSGERIGTLVSTPTHLE
- a CDS encoding VOC family protein, whose translation is MSAGMPAHAPVLPSGSPCWVELAAHDETVARKFYSTLFGWDFHVKRDPATATRRYAIGVLDGMQAGGVYQASRAQPTGWAVHLAVLSTASAAEWTEHLGGSVTLGPLDIPDRGSIVHAIDPSGAPVVFWQPPWNWSFASSVPGAFSGADLNTHDGKSADYFYSRLFNYTSEQIGTDGIDYAEWRLEHEPVLYRYVMDASYRETLAPHWMVYFSADPGRGADGIAGQAIMLGGEVVTPPFDTPFGRTAVLADPGGSIFSIIDHSRPVDTGAGRAEVDDPYDD
- the tsf gene encoding translation elongation factor Ts; the encoded protein is MANYTAADVKRLRDLTGAGMMDCKKALDESDGDFDKAVEYLRIKGAKDVGKRAERATAEGLVAGDGGVLVELNSETDFVAKNDEFQQLAETVVEAAKKLRTNDVEQLKGADAGGKTVAEAMQQLSAKIGEKLELRRVAAFDGQVSTYLHRRGAGLPPAVGVLVEYTGDNAEAAKAAALQVAALKPKYLTREEVPAELVENERRIAEQTAREEGKPEQALPKIIEGKVNAFYKDVVLLDQPSVTDNKKSVKALLDEGGVTVTRFARFEVGQP
- a CDS encoding helix-turn-helix domain-containing protein, producing the protein MTPGPAVALPETCCATLWLGPGHAIYAGPSLELEPHSGSVTCLAIGVDGPFTVRTAESAGRVARSALIPPRVRHQLVASGRHMVFCYLDATSEREKACRQCMTSAGGQSYHDHVDTGRLAELGAELIASGSREVALRWLRVAAPSAPAGLDPRIARAARFLREHPDPAPTAEELAVRCGVSVSRFLHLFRAHTGTSFRRYRLWARMLRTAGLLSAEGGHVSLTTAAVAAGFASPSHFSDSFHAMFGSRPSRVLTGTRIAFLSTTDGPG
- the frr gene encoding ribosome recycling factor, whose amino-acid sequence is MIDEALFDAEEKMEKAVSVAKEDLSSVRTGRATPSMFSRIVVEYYGAPTPLNQLAAVNIPEARMAIVKPYDASLLSAIEKAIRDSDLGVNPSNDGSIIRIVIPQLTEERRKEMVKVAKSKGEDARVSIRSVRRKVKEELDRIGKDGEAGEDEVARAEKELQNLTDKYVHQVEELVKHKEAELLEV
- a CDS encoding DinB family protein yields the protein MPPLNADERTTLESWLDFYRATLAVKCAGLTEPQLRTAAVSPSTLTLLGLVQHAAEVERNWFRRVLTGERAAPIYDPAADPDGTDGGFDLGDVTFDAAKATWEAEVAVSKTNCAERALDHLSPFAGAEVSLRWIYSHMIAEYARHCGHADLIRESIDGETGA
- a CDS encoding DUF4345 domain-containing protein gives rise to the protein MDIIVMVVIIIVGTFFLGMGVFALAAPSALSKPFRIVVDAPESRSEIRAVYGGFGIAVAVVLGLAAADIGSIRPGVLVTVASALGGMAAGRLVSRLLDKPTAFYPIWFYFWVEAVAAALLFGVA
- the rlmN gene encoding 23S rRNA (adenine(2503)-C(2))-methyltransferase RlmN, with the translated sequence MTALPLVFDAPRRGLPQRHLADLSPEERSEAVVALGERAFRAKQLSNHYFARLTVDPESMTDIPAASRQRLVDELMPTLLTEVRAVACDEGTTRKTLWRAHDGTMLESVLMRYPDRATLCISSQAGCGMACPFCATGQGGLDRNLSTAEIVDQVRSAAAVMRDGLLPGPGGGPSPGRLSNIVFMGMGEPLANYKRVVAAVRRITEPAPAGLGISQRSVTVSTVGLAPAIRKLADEKMQVRLAVSLHTPDDELRDTLVPVNNRWAVDEVLSAARYYADTSGRRVSIEYALIRDVNDQPWRAELLAKRLREHLGHLVHVNVIPLNPTPGSKWDASPKPVEREFVRLVNAGGVACTVRDTRGQEIAAACGQLAAEG
- a CDS encoding phosphatidate cytidylyltransferase produces the protein MTKVSDDQEEREGAADPGQVREPVKPSRAGRDLPAAIAVGVVLGAAILTSLFTVRYLFIGIVAIAIAIGTVELATAFRKAADIRIALVPVLVGGQAMIWLAWPFGREGAVTAFVLTVLVCLLWRLPGGAEGYVRDVGASVFAAAYLPLFASFAAMLVTAEDGVGRVLAFMIVVVASDTGGYAAGVLCGKHPMAPSISPKKTWEGFAGSLTTGVVAGALSLSLLLEGQAWQGVLFGAAIVLTATLGDLMESLIKRDLGIKDMGTILPGHGGLMDRLDSLLPSAVVSWLLLSAFVV
- a CDS encoding class I SAM-dependent methyltransferase codes for the protein MKRFVRKVEVVPSPNIWYYPDAYERENKAQDVEGDIWAVLAENVPMAGKDVVDVGCGAGFHLERLAATASSVTGVEPHPPLVRRAGRRMAGNPKVTVRKGTAQRLPLADASVDVVHARTAYFFGPGCDPGLREADRVLRRGGTLVIVDLDTRHRPYGDWMLADLPHYDPDEVDEFFAAEGFRCHRVRTRWRFDDPAAMESVLRIEFSAGVARRAVAETLRINAGRDGSDLFLPVGYRVLVRDKPAGLIHSSVDGSPRMP